GAATCTGTGATGCATGTTCAGCATAGAAGAGCTGATGCTGGGTTCCAGCGATGAAGCGCGTCAGCACATCTTCATCCGCGTCAGGCCCAATAGCCATGGCCATGCGATCGCACTTGGCCGAGCGACCGTTACTGATGAAATCGTCGAGGGGAGGCCGCCATTTGTCGTTGGGTTGCCCATCCGAGACTAGGACAATCGTCGGTCGGTAGGCGCGTGACGGCGTGACCTTCTTATCTTCGACCACGCCCTTGGCTATGGTCATGGCCGCTCCCAAAGGTGTCATGCCATCGGCCTCGAGATTCGCCCAGGTAATGCTGGACGCCTTGGTCGGCGGCAAGTGCAATCGTGCCTCCCCACCAAACGTGATGATCGAGACGAGAATCTCATTCTCCATCCGCTCTTCTTGCGCGAAGGTCTC
The sequence above is a segment of the Candidatus Thermoplasmatota archaeon genome. Coding sequences within it:
- a CDS encoding VWA domain-containing protein — encoded protein: MKSFDPSKQVTTKAKPLPVYLLLDVSDSMTGEKIATLNRAAKEMIETFAQEERMENEILVSIITFGGEARLHLPPTKASSITWANLEADGMTPLGAAMTIAKGVVEDKKVTPSRAYRPTIVLVSDGQPNDKWRPPLDDFISNGRSAKCDRMAMAIGPDADEDVLTRFIAGTQHQLFYAEHASQIPKFFEYVTISVTTRANSKNPNEIPADDDIKLDGSTEPQTAPSGDSGASDPTEPSADAEGDEGYW